In a genomic window of Streptomyces roseoviridis:
- the thpR gene encoding RNA 2',3'-cyclic phosphodiesterase: protein MNEQSPASTIRVFIALAPPDDAKEELARALSPAYDAHPGMRWNRIEDWHITLAFLGELPAASVPPLRAPLAELAATHRPVELALRGSGHFDERVLWSGIGGDVEGLRLLAADVRAVVTGCAIPFEDRPLRPHLTLARARRGDRSSVRTAAAGLTDFTGRPWHSERLHLVGSNIGRGPGPIHYRDIASWPFTGS, encoded by the coding sequence GTGAACGAACAGTCCCCGGCCTCCACCATCCGCGTGTTCATCGCCCTCGCACCGCCCGACGACGCGAAGGAGGAGCTGGCGCGGGCGCTGAGCCCCGCCTATGACGCGCACCCGGGCATGCGGTGGAACCGGATCGAGGACTGGCACATCACCCTGGCGTTCCTCGGCGAGCTCCCGGCCGCGTCCGTCCCGCCGCTGCGGGCACCGCTCGCCGAGCTGGCGGCGACCCACCGGCCCGTCGAGCTGGCCCTCCGGGGCAGCGGGCACTTCGACGAGCGGGTGCTGTGGAGCGGGATCGGCGGGGACGTCGAGGGGTTGCGGCTCCTCGCCGCCGACGTCCGCGCCGTGGTCACCGGGTGCGCCATCCCGTTCGAGGACCGGCCGCTGCGCCCGCACCTGACGCTGGCCCGCGCCCGGCGCGGCGACCGGTCCTCCGTACGGACGGCCGCCGCCGGGCTCACGGACTTCACCGGCCGCCCCTGGCACAGCGAGCGGCTGCACCTGGTCGGCAGCAACATCGGACGGGGGCCGGGGCCCATCCACTACCGCGACATCGCGTCATGGCCCTTCACCGGATCCTGA
- the pstS gene encoding phosphate ABC transporter substrate-binding protein PstS — MTAGVLVLAACGGGDGDADGGAGPLATGPVPVVDCATKGKVRGSGSSAQQIAMKRWMQQYQRACPGVQLVYDPLGSGAGVAQFHRGATTFGGTDQALTEKERTVPADVCPGGKAIDLPMAGGAVALGYNIPGVTGLVLDAPTLARLFDARITKWNDPAIRELNPDAQLPDLAVVPVHRADDSGTTQNLNAYLKGAAGDRWPYPAGKKWQAQGGHSANGSDAVATAVTQTEGAIGYFELSFAEKRKIETVHIATGAAEPVAPSTQSASAGIAAAKIVGEGRDLRLKFDHRTSAEGAYPIVFVTYEIVCDTGNDPESLPALKSFLTYTAGRQGQEELHALHYAPLPESVATQVREVVASLS; from the coding sequence GTGACGGCGGGCGTGCTGGTCCTGGCCGCGTGCGGCGGCGGGGACGGTGACGCGGACGGCGGCGCCGGACCCCTCGCGACCGGCCCCGTGCCCGTCGTCGACTGCGCGACCAAGGGCAAGGTGCGCGGCTCGGGTTCCTCGGCCCAGCAGATCGCGATGAAGCGGTGGATGCAGCAGTACCAGCGGGCCTGCCCGGGCGTCCAGCTCGTGTACGACCCGCTGGGTTCGGGCGCCGGCGTCGCCCAGTTCCACCGGGGCGCGACCACCTTCGGCGGGACGGACCAGGCCCTGACGGAGAAGGAGAGGACCGTCCCGGCGGACGTCTGCCCGGGCGGCAAGGCCATCGACCTGCCGATGGCCGGAGGCGCCGTCGCCCTCGGCTACAACATCCCCGGCGTGACCGGTCTGGTCCTCGACGCCCCCACCCTCGCCCGCCTCTTCGACGCGCGGATCACCAAGTGGAACGATCCCGCGATCCGGGAACTCAACCCGGACGCACAGCTCCCTGACCTGGCCGTCGTCCCCGTCCACCGCGCGGACGACTCCGGTACGACCCAGAACCTCAACGCCTACCTCAAGGGCGCGGCGGGAGACCGCTGGCCGTACCCGGCGGGCAAGAAGTGGCAGGCGCAGGGCGGGCACTCGGCCAACGGGTCGGACGCGGTGGCGACGGCCGTCACGCAGACCGAAGGCGCCATCGGCTACTTCGAGCTGTCCTTCGCCGAGAAGCGGAAGATCGAGACGGTGCACATCGCGACCGGCGCCGCCGAACCGGTCGCCCCGAGCACGCAGAGCGCCTCGGCCGGCATCGCCGCCGCGAAGATCGTGGGCGAGGGCAGGGACCTGCGGCTGAAGTTCGACCACAGGACCTCCGCCGAGGGCGCGTACCCCATCGTCTTCGTGACGTACGAGATCGTGTGCGACACCGGCAACGACCCGGAGAGCCTGCCCGCGCTCAAGTCCTTCCTGACCTACACGGCCGGCCGGCAGGGCCAGGAGGAGCTCCACGCCCTCCACTACGCGCCGCTGCCCGAGTCCGTCGCGACACAGGTGCGCGAGGTCGTCGCCTCGCTGAGCTGA
- a CDS encoding DUF1801 domain-containing protein encodes MSGTDTTGYEGFTAEERAAMKDHAKEMKTAARRASRADKAAQAERDVLAKIAEMQESDRVMAERVHAVITANAPALAPKLWYGMPSYALDGKVVCFFQSAEKFKARYATLGFSDQARLDEGTMWAAGFALTEVTPEVETRIAELVKRAVG; translated from the coding sequence ATGAGCGGCACCGACACCACCGGGTACGAGGGATTCACGGCCGAGGAGCGCGCCGCGATGAAGGACCACGCCAAGGAGATGAAGACGGCCGCGCGCCGCGCCTCGCGCGCCGACAAGGCGGCGCAGGCGGAACGGGACGTGCTCGCCAAGATCGCCGAGATGCAGGAGTCGGACCGCGTGATGGCCGAACGCGTCCACGCCGTCATCACGGCGAACGCCCCGGCTCTCGCCCCGAAGCTCTGGTACGGGATGCCTTCCTACGCGCTGGACGGCAAGGTCGTCTGCTTCTTCCAGAGCGCGGAGAAGTTCAAGGCGCGGTACGCGACGCTCGGTTTCAGCGACCAGGCCCGGCTGGACGAGGGCACGATGTGGGCGGCCGGATTCGCGCTGACCGAGGTGACGCCCGAGGTGGAGACGCGGATCGCCGAGCTCGTGAAGCGGGCCGTCGGCTGA
- a CDS encoding ATP-dependent endonuclease, producing MDELGRFRRAVARWAAGGAGAADAAAEARERAAGVRTVVLVEGDSDQVALDVLAARHGRDLGAEGVAVVPLAGATNIGHFLDVCGPPGLGLPLAGLCDVGEERHFRRHLERVGLASGLTPAGLEGLGFHICVADLEDELIRALGPEGVRQVIEIQGETRPFRTFTSQPAQRERPVEHQLRRFMGTHSGRKALYARALVEHLDLARVPPPLERLLTRL from the coding sequence GTGGACGAGTTGGGGCGATTCCGCCGGGCGGTGGCCAGGTGGGCGGCCGGCGGCGCGGGGGCGGCCGACGCGGCCGCGGAGGCGCGGGAACGGGCCGCCGGTGTACGGACGGTCGTGCTCGTCGAGGGGGACAGCGACCAGGTCGCACTCGACGTCCTGGCCGCGCGCCACGGCCGCGACCTCGGCGCGGAGGGCGTCGCCGTCGTACCGCTCGCAGGCGCGACCAACATCGGGCACTTCCTCGACGTGTGCGGCCCCCCGGGACTCGGCCTCCCGCTGGCGGGGCTGTGCGACGTCGGGGAGGAGCGGCACTTCCGACGCCATCTGGAACGGGTCGGGCTGGCGTCCGGGCTCACTCCCGCCGGCCTGGAGGGACTCGGTTTCCACATCTGCGTCGCCGACCTGGAGGACGAACTGATCCGCGCGCTCGGGCCCGAGGGCGTGCGGCAGGTGATCGAGATCCAGGGCGAGACGCGCCCGTTCCGGACCTTCACGAGCCAGCCGGCCCAGCGGGAGCGGCCCGTGGAGCACCAGCTACGGCGGTTCATGGGCACCCACAGCGGCCGCAAGGCGCTGTACGCGCGGGCGTTGGTCGAGCACCTCGACCTCGCGCGCGTACCGCCGCCGCTGGAGCGCCTCCTCACCCGCCTCTGA
- a CDS encoding FAD-dependent oxidoreductase → MLVIGGGPAGCAAARTAAGVGMRSVLVEPDALCRSLYRIGALDNVLGGHTDGPRLAAAITEELAATDLCRLELGRRAVALRAADDHVAVTLDTGVRLTAPYAVVATGVGPLQPGDVPWITAPAGLVLPPLWRADAHDAEGRTLLVLGGDRPIGTFLRSHPATATRLLVAYPEGDAYKTEEVRDDPRVTLLPVARLTLHRAEGAGVTAEAVGTDGGERFALTADAAYLSLGSAPNAPTGDLVRAADGYCPPEGQHARVLVAGDLRSARYQRIMTAMGSGAEAALRAYYAARDRPAGG, encoded by the coding sequence CTGCTCGTGATCGGCGGCGGGCCGGCCGGCTGCGCCGCCGCCCGGACGGCCGCCGGTGTCGGCATGCGCTCGGTCCTCGTCGAGCCCGACGCCCTGTGCCGCAGCCTCTACCGGATCGGCGCCCTGGACAACGTGCTCGGCGGACACACCGACGGCCCGCGCCTCGCCGCCGCCATCACCGAGGAGCTGGCGGCGACGGACCTGTGCCGCCTCGAACTCGGCCGTCGTGCCGTCGCCCTGCGCGCCGCCGACGACCACGTCGCCGTCACCCTCGACACGGGCGTCCGCCTGACCGCTCCGTACGCCGTCGTCGCCACCGGCGTCGGCCCGCTCCAGCCCGGTGACGTGCCCTGGATCACCGCGCCCGCGGGCCTCGTGCTCCCTCCGCTCTGGCGGGCGGACGCGCACGACGCCGAGGGCCGCACCCTCCTCGTCCTCGGCGGCGACCGCCCCATCGGCACCTTCCTGCGCAGCCACCCCGCCACCGCCACCCGTCTCCTCGTGGCGTACCCGGAGGGCGACGCGTACAAGACCGAGGAGGTCCGCGACGACCCGCGCGTGACGCTGCTGCCCGTGGCGCGTCTGACCCTCCACCGGGCGGAGGGTGCCGGGGTGACGGCGGAGGCGGTGGGGACGGACGGCGGCGAGCGGTTCGCGCTCACGGCGGACGCCGCGTACCTCAGCCTGGGCAGCGCACCCAACGCCCCGACCGGTGACCTCGTCCGCGCGGCGGACGGGTACTGCCCGCCGGAGGGCCAGCACGCGCGCGTGCTGGTGGCCGGGGACCTGCGCTCCGCCCGCTACCAGCGGATCATGACTGCCATGGGTTCCGGTGCTGAGGCCGCGCTCCGCGCCTACTACGCGGCCAGGGACCGACCGGCGGGAGGCTGA
- a CDS encoding tetratricopeptide repeat protein — translation MVTDRYGNPLHACTAETAGHLDRAVEALLHFRPEVEQAVSDALRSGPTAPVAQCFAAYLGMLGTEPAEAAQARRRFDRYAAGVDVPSLPARERMHLAAAAAWLAGDLRRAGDVLEELSLAYPRDALALAVGHQLDFFTGDAVRLRDRVGGALSAWDTAEPHRGLMLGMYAFGLEESGHYRHAEEAGLAAVGQNPRDVWAIHAVVHTYEMQGRVAEGIGYLDARREDWARDNYLDVHNWWHYALYALEAGDTDAALRIYDASLHHDESSGAAMELLDAAALLWRIRLAGAEPTARWQALADAWATRADPPFYAFNDVHAVMSYVGAGRFEEAARLVEDRRRWLDQPDSATATNHRMTADIGLPVCEALIAHGQDRHALVVDLLWPLRRRLHGFGGSHAQRDAVQRTLLDSALAAGRHEHARVLVSERIGLRPDSSYNWSARARLADGLGDTALAAAARDRARHTAAAAAGALPPVARS, via the coding sequence ATGGTGACGGACCGGTACGGCAACCCCCTGCACGCGTGCACCGCGGAGACGGCCGGTCACCTGGACCGGGCCGTGGAGGCGCTGCTGCACTTCCGCCCCGAGGTGGAGCAGGCCGTCTCCGACGCGCTCCGCAGCGGACCGACCGCGCCCGTCGCCCAGTGCTTCGCCGCCTATCTCGGGATGCTGGGCACCGAGCCCGCCGAGGCCGCGCAGGCCCGGCGCCGCTTCGACCGGTACGCGGCGGGCGTGGACGTCCCGTCGCTGCCCGCACGCGAGCGCATGCACCTGGCCGCGGCCGCGGCATGGCTGGCCGGTGACCTGCGGCGGGCGGGCGACGTGCTGGAGGAACTGTCCCTGGCGTACCCGCGGGACGCGCTCGCCCTGGCCGTCGGACACCAGCTGGACTTCTTCACCGGCGACGCGGTGCGGCTGCGCGACCGCGTCGGCGGAGCCCTCTCCGCCTGGGACACCGCGGAACCCCACCGGGGCCTGATGCTGGGCATGTACGCGTTCGGCCTGGAGGAGTCGGGACACTACCGCCACGCCGAGGAGGCGGGGCTCGCCGCGGTCGGGCAGAACCCCCGCGACGTCTGGGCGATCCACGCCGTCGTCCACACCTACGAGATGCAGGGCCGCGTCGCCGAGGGCATCGGCTACCTCGACGCCCGCCGCGAGGACTGGGCACGCGACAACTACCTGGACGTCCACAACTGGTGGCACTACGCCCTGTACGCCCTGGAAGCCGGGGACACCGACGCCGCCCTGCGGATCTACGACGCCTCCCTGCACCACGACGAGTCCTCCGGCGCCGCCATGGAACTGCTCGACGCGGCCGCCCTGCTGTGGCGCATCCGGCTCGCCGGAGCGGAGCCGACCGCCCGCTGGCAGGCCCTGGCCGACGCGTGGGCCACCCGCGCCGATCCGCCCTTCTACGCGTTCAACGACGTCCACGCCGTCATGTCCTACGTCGGGGCCGGCCGGTTCGAGGAGGCGGCACGGCTCGTCGAGGACCGCCGGCGGTGGCTGGACCAGCCCGACTCCGCCACCGCCACCAACCACCGGATGACCGCGGACATCGGCCTGCCCGTGTGCGAGGCGCTGATCGCCCACGGGCAGGACCGGCACGCCCTGGTCGTGGACCTGCTGTGGCCGCTGCGCCGCCGGCTGCACGGGTTCGGCGGCAGCCACGCCCAGCGCGACGCCGTACAGCGGACGCTCCTCGACTCCGCGCTCGCCGCCGGACGGCACGAACACGCCCGCGTCCTCGTCAGCGAGCGGATCGGACTGCGGCCCGACAGCTCGTACAACTGGTCGGCGAGGGCCCGGCTCGCCGACGGCCTGGGCGACACCGCCCTGGCCGCCGCCGCGCGCGACCGCGCGCGGCACACGGCGGCGGCAGCGGCCGGGGCCCTCCCGCCCGTGGCCCGCTCCTGA
- a CDS encoding GNAT family protein, translating to MTELHGASVVLRGTVPGDVTALAAIRATPEVRARWRGGDDMAAEVASDLEDPGTHCLTVRHGGRIVGMIQWYAEEDPDYRHAGIDLFLDPQVHGKGLGTDAVRTLARHLVDDLGHHRLVIDPAADNAPAIRCYEKAGFRPVGVMRQYERGADGTWHDGLLMDLLADELVR from the coding sequence ATGACCGAGCTGCACGGAGCCTCCGTCGTCCTGCGCGGCACCGTCCCCGGGGACGTGACCGCCCTGGCCGCGATCCGGGCCACCCCCGAGGTGCGGGCGCGGTGGCGGGGCGGGGACGACATGGCGGCGGAGGTCGCCTCCGACCTGGAGGATCCCGGCACCCACTGCCTGACCGTCCGTCACGGCGGCCGGATCGTCGGCATGATCCAGTGGTACGCGGAGGAGGACCCCGACTACCGCCACGCCGGCATCGACCTCTTCCTCGACCCCCAGGTCCACGGCAAGGGGCTGGGCACCGATGCCGTCCGGACCCTGGCCCGCCACCTCGTCGACGACCTCGGCCACCACCGGCTCGTCATCGACCCCGCCGCCGACAACGCGCCCGCGATCCGCTGCTACGAGAAGGCCGGGTTCCGGCCGGTGGGAGTGATGCGCCAATACGAGCGCGGCGCCGACGGCACCTGGCACGACGGGCTGCTCATGGACCTGCTGGCCGACGAGCTGGTGCGCTGA
- a CDS encoding thymidylate synthase: MVDTQYEDLLKLVLESGTAKADRTGTGTRSVFGHQLRYDLSQGFPLVTTKKVHLKSIVYELLWFLRGDSNVGWLREHGVTIWDEWADENGDLGPVYGAQWRSWPAPDGRHIDQISQVLDTLRRDPDSRRMIVSAWNVAELDRMALAPCHAFFQFHVADGRLSCQLYQRSADLFLGVPFNIASYALLTHMVAQQTGLRPGDFIWTGGDCHIYDNHVQQVTEQLSRTPFDFPQLRLREADSLFDYAYSDVEIVDYKHHPAIKAPVAV; the protein is encoded by the coding sequence GTGGTGGATACACAGTACGAAGACCTGTTGAAGCTGGTGCTCGAGTCGGGGACGGCCAAGGCCGACCGGACGGGAACCGGCACCCGAAGTGTCTTCGGACACCAGCTCCGCTATGACCTCTCGCAAGGGTTCCCGCTGGTCACCACGAAGAAGGTACACCTCAAGTCCATCGTGTACGAGCTGCTGTGGTTCCTGCGCGGCGACTCGAACGTCGGCTGGCTGCGGGAGCACGGCGTGACCATCTGGGACGAGTGGGCCGACGAGAACGGCGACCTCGGCCCGGTCTACGGCGCCCAGTGGCGCTCCTGGCCCGCCCCCGACGGCCGGCACATCGACCAGATCAGCCAGGTCCTCGACACCCTGCGCCGTGACCCCGACTCCCGGCGGATGATCGTCTCGGCGTGGAACGTCGCCGAACTGGACCGCATGGCCCTCGCCCCCTGCCACGCCTTCTTCCAGTTCCACGTCGCCGACGGCAGGCTCTCCTGCCAGCTCTACCAGCGCAGCGCCGACCTGTTCCTCGGCGTCCCGTTCAACATCGCCAGCTACGCGCTGCTCACCCACATGGTGGCGCAGCAGACCGGACTGCGGCCGGGCGACTTCATCTGGACCGGCGGCGACTGCCACATCTACGACAACCACGTCCAGCAGGTCACCGAGCAGCTGTCGCGCACGCCCTTCGACTTCCCGCAGCTGCGCCTGCGCGAGGCGGACTCGCTGTTCGACTACGCCTACTCCGACGTGGAGATCGTGGACTACAAGCACCACCCGGCGATCAAGGCCCCGGTGGCGGTGTGA
- a CDS encoding dihydrofolate reductase, with protein MNVGLIWAQNPDGVIGADNGIPWRLPEDMAHFKATTLGHPVIMGRRTWDSLPARFRPLSGRRNIVVTRNPHWTAEGAQRAGSLASALELAAGSAQVGDEPGTGGEREPGTAAGPGPEAPSAWVIGGGEIYRAALPYATTLSVTEVDAPVTGDTFAPSLDRAWRITEDTGWLSSTTELRYRIRRYARP; from the coding sequence GTGAACGTCGGGCTCATCTGGGCACAGAACCCCGACGGCGTGATCGGCGCCGACAACGGGATCCCGTGGCGGCTGCCGGAGGACATGGCGCACTTCAAGGCGACCACCCTCGGCCACCCCGTGATCATGGGGCGCAGGACGTGGGACTCGCTCCCCGCGCGGTTCCGTCCGCTGAGCGGCCGGCGCAACATCGTGGTGACGCGCAACCCGCACTGGACCGCCGAAGGCGCCCAGCGGGCCGGCTCCCTCGCCTCGGCACTGGAGCTGGCGGCCGGATCCGCGCAGGTCGGGGACGAGCCGGGGACCGGGGGCGAGAGAGAGCCCGGGACCGCGGCGGGGCCGGGCCCCGAGGCCCCTTCCGCCTGGGTGATCGGCGGCGGCGAGATCTACCGTGCGGCCCTGCCGTACGCCACGACGCTCTCCGTGACGGAGGTCGACGCGCCGGTGACCGGCGACACCTTCGCCCCGTCGCTCGACCGGGCCTGGCGGATCACCGAGGACACCGGATGGCTGTCCTCCACGACGGAGCTGCGCTACCGCATCCGCCGCTACGCCCGGCCGTGA
- the melC2 gene encoding tyrosinase MelC2, with protein MTVRKNQAALTADEKRRFVDALLELKRSGRYDTFVTTHNAFIMGDTDTGDRVGHRSPSFLPWHRRFLIEFEQALRSVDATVTLPYWDWTADRTARSSLWAPDFLGGTGRARDGQVTDGPFARAAGRWTVNVRVDGRDYLRRDLGAGGRQLPTRAEVDSVLAMETYDTAPWNSSSDGFRNHLEGWRGVNLHNRVHVWVGGQMATGVSPNDPVFWLHHAFVDKLWADWQARHPRSAYLPAAGTPNVVDLNDTMRPWNDVTPADMLDHTRHYTFDTAA; from the coding sequence ATGACCGTACGCAAGAACCAGGCCGCCCTCACCGCCGATGAGAAGCGACGCTTCGTCGACGCCCTTCTCGAGCTCAAGCGCAGCGGCCGGTACGACACCTTCGTCACCACGCACAACGCCTTCATCATGGGCGACACCGACACCGGCGACCGGGTCGGCCACCGGTCGCCGTCGTTCCTGCCCTGGCACCGGCGCTTCCTCATAGAGTTCGAGCAGGCGCTGCGGTCCGTCGACGCGACCGTCACCCTCCCCTACTGGGACTGGACGGCCGACCGCACGGCCCGTTCCTCGCTGTGGGCGCCCGACTTCCTCGGCGGCACCGGCCGGGCCCGCGACGGTCAGGTCACCGACGGACCGTTCGCCCGCGCCGCCGGCCGCTGGACCGTCAACGTGCGCGTCGACGGCCGCGACTACCTCCGCCGCGACCTCGGCGCGGGCGGCCGGCAGCTGCCCACGCGCGCCGAGGTGGACTCCGTCCTCGCCATGGAGACGTACGACACGGCGCCCTGGAACAGCTCGTCGGACGGGTTCCGCAACCACCTCGAAGGCTGGCGCGGGGTGAACCTGCACAACCGCGTCCACGTGTGGGTGGGCGGGCAGATGGCCACCGGTGTCTCCCCGAACGACCCGGTCTTCTGGCTGCACCACGCCTTCGTCGACAAGCTGTGGGCCGACTGGCAGGCCCGGCACCCGCGCTCGGCCTACCTCCCGGCCGCGGGCACCCCGAACGTCGTGGACCTGAACGACACCATGCGGCCGTGGAACGACGTCACCCCGGCCGACATGCTGGACCACACCCGCCACTACACCTTCGACACGGCGGCCTGA
- the melC1 gene encoding apotyrosinase chaperone MelC1, translating into MSSITRRKALGVAAGAAAGAAAGLALAGHADAATARTAAPAAGAAAAPGSFDEVYQGRRIKGGPSHGGGHHGGHHTGGYTVTIDGEELHVMQNADGTWISVITHYEPVATPKAAARAAVRELQGAPLVPLTLT; encoded by the coding sequence ATGTCCAGCATCACCCGCCGCAAGGCCCTGGGTGTCGCCGCGGGCGCCGCGGCCGGCGCCGCCGCGGGGCTCGCCCTGGCCGGGCACGCCGACGCCGCCACGGCCCGTACCGCCGCTCCGGCCGCCGGAGCCGCCGCCGCCCCGGGTTCCTTCGACGAGGTCTACCAGGGCCGCCGCATCAAGGGCGGCCCCTCGCACGGCGGCGGACACCACGGGGGGCACCACACCGGCGGCTACACCGTCACGATCGACGGCGAGGAACTGCACGTGATGCAGAACGCCGACGGCACCTGGATCAGCGTGATCACGCACTACGAGCCCGTCGCCACGCCCAAGGCGGCCGCCCGCGCGGCCGTACGGGAACTGCAGGGCGCCCCGCTCGTCCCGCTCACCCTCACCTGA
- a CDS encoding alpha/beta hydrolase: MREVITEDRRTLAVEEWGDPAGTPVVYLHGSPMSRLARYPDESLFHELGVRLITFDRPGFGCSTPRPGRRVVDAADDVAAIADALGLDRFPVFGVSGGGPHAMAFAALFPERVTRLGTLASLAPRDADGLDWTAGMNEGNRRSAAAALAGREAVGEHLARVDTTDLPPMPAIEQAVFARPEIGAMIGPAFDEAVRPGLDGWADDVTALFGTEWGFDPAGITVPVRLWHGGLDTLVPPAHGEWLAARIRTATLIRQPDAGHGGHFDATPAMLAWLLDTSPLP, from the coding sequence ATGCGCGAAGTGATCACTGAGGACCGCCGGACCCTGGCGGTGGAGGAGTGGGGAGACCCGGCCGGAACACCGGTCGTCTACCTGCACGGCAGTCCCATGAGCCGACTCGCCCGCTACCCGGACGAGTCCCTGTTCCACGAGCTCGGCGTCCGGCTGATCACCTTCGACCGGCCCGGATTCGGCTGCTCCACCCCGAGGCCGGGCCGCCGGGTGGTGGACGCCGCGGACGACGTGGCCGCCATAGCCGACGCCCTCGGCCTGGACCGCTTCCCCGTGTTCGGGGTCTCGGGAGGGGGCCCGCACGCCATGGCCTTCGCGGCCCTGTTCCCCGAGCGGGTGACCCGGCTCGGAACGCTGGCGAGCCTGGCACCGCGGGACGCGGACGGGCTGGACTGGACGGCGGGCATGAACGAGGGCAACCGGCGCAGCGCCGCGGCCGCCCTGGCCGGCCGCGAGGCGGTCGGGGAACACCTGGCACGCGTGGACACGACCGACCTGCCGCCCATGCCCGCCATCGAGCAGGCGGTCTTCGCCCGGCCCGAGATCGGCGCCATGATCGGCCCGGCGTTCGACGAGGCGGTCCGCCCGGGCCTCGACGGCTGGGCCGACGACGTCACGGCCCTGTTCGGTACGGAGTGGGGATTCGACCCGGCCGGCATCACCGTCCCGGTGCGGCTGTGGCACGGCGGGCTCGACACGCTGGTCCCTCCCGCGCACGGCGAGTGGCTCGCCGCCCGCATCCGCACCGCGACGCTCATCCGCCAGCCCGACGCGGGGCACGGCGGCCATTTCGACGCCACCCCGGCGATGCTCGCCTGGCTGCTCGACACAAGCCCCCTCCCGTAG
- a CDS encoding DinB family protein, which yields METGEPVDGPGDASAVTRWTRSTVHTDMWVDPDDDPREDADEGIDERTALLAALRHFRLTLAMKCAGLDAGQLARRAVPPSTMSLLGLVRHMAEDERHFRRLAGEDLPRIYRTAEDRDGDWNGAVADPEVATDAWDRWRAEREETDRFIAGFTDLGTRTGGGERLRDLLVMQITEYARHCGHADLLRERLDGRVGQ from the coding sequence ATGGAAACAGGCGAGCCCGTCGACGGCCCCGGCGACGCGTCGGCGGTGACCCGGTGGACGCGGTCGACCGTCCACACCGACATGTGGGTCGACCCCGACGACGATCCGCGCGAGGACGCCGACGAGGGCATCGACGAGCGCACCGCGCTGCTCGCCGCCCTCCGGCACTTCCGCCTCACCCTGGCAATGAAGTGCGCCGGCCTGGACGCCGGGCAGCTGGCCCGGCGCGCCGTGCCCCCGTCCACGATGTCCCTGCTCGGCCTCGTGCGGCACATGGCCGAGGACGAACGGCACTTCCGCCGGCTCGCCGGCGAGGACCTGCCCAGGATCTACCGCACCGCCGAGGACCGCGACGGGGACTGGAACGGCGCCGTCGCCGACCCGGAGGTCGCCACGGACGCCTGGGACCGGTGGCGGGCCGAGAGGGAGGAGACCGACCGGTTCATCGCCGGCTTCACCGACCTCGGCACCCGGACCGGCGGCGGAGAGCGGCTGCGGGACCTCCTGGTCATGCAGATCACGGAGTACGCGCGGCACTGCGGCCACGCCGACCTCCTGCGCGAGCGGCTCGACGGCCGCGTGGGCCAGTGA
- a CDS encoding CBS domain-containing protein — protein sequence MAQDKALKARDIMTAGAQCVGEHESLRDAARMMRELHVGALPICGDDDKLKGMVTDRDIVVQCVADGKDPAQVECGSLGGELHWIDADASATDALHVMEQHQVKRLPVIDMQNDHRLCGMISEANLAQNLTDKQIAEFASRVYAGAH from the coding sequence ATGGCGCAGGACAAGGCACTGAAGGCCCGCGACATCATGACGGCGGGCGCGCAGTGTGTGGGTGAGCACGAGTCGCTGCGGGACGCGGCGCGGATGATGCGCGAACTGCACGTGGGCGCGCTGCCCATCTGCGGCGACGACGACAAGCTGAAGGGCATGGTCACCGACCGCGACATCGTCGTCCAGTGCGTGGCCGACGGGAAGGACCCCGCTCAGGTCGAGTGCGGTTCCCTCGGCGGCGAGCTGCACTGGATCGACGCGGACGCGTCGGCGACGGACGCCCTGCACGTCATGGAGCAGCACCAGGTGAAGCGGCTGCCGGTGATCGACATGCAGAACGATCACCGCCTCTGCGGAATGATCTCGGAGGCCAACCTCGCGCAGAACCTCACCGACAAGCAGATCGCGGAGTTCGCGAGCCGCGTCTACGCGGGCGCCCACTGA